A genomic stretch from Armatimonadota bacterium includes:
- a CDS encoding ketoacyl-ACP synthase III yields the protein MAVRGSTIAGIGRGIPPRVLTNQELERMVDTSDEWIRTRTGIRERRIAAPEVAASDLACEAAAEALADAGVVADELDLIVVGTATPDMLFPATACLVQDRLGARRAGAFDASAACSSWAYGVAIGHAAIASGRAETVMIIGTEVLSRITDWSDRATSVLFGDAAAAVILRPCRSGEGFLAFHLGAEGAGAPLIELPAGGSRRPPGHETVAARMHYLKMNGREVYKFAVRAIPRAIERVLEEAGLKVEDVDCFVPHQANVRIIEAAAERLGQPMERFFVNADRYGNTSSASVPVALYEAVEQGRVRPGSLVVFVAFGAGLTWGAGAIRWTGDSAMARRSGGRTP from the coding sequence ATGGCAGTCCGCGGTTCAACCATCGCTGGCATCGGACGCGGAATCCCACCGCGCGTCCTGACGAACCAGGAGCTGGAGCGGATGGTGGATACCAGCGACGAGTGGATCCGGACGCGCACCGGGATCCGTGAGCGCCGCATTGCGGCTCCCGAGGTGGCCGCCTCGGACCTGGCATGCGAGGCGGCGGCCGAGGCACTTGCCGACGCGGGGGTTGTGGCAGACGAGCTCGACCTCATCGTCGTGGGGACCGCAACGCCGGACATGCTGTTCCCGGCGACCGCGTGCCTGGTGCAGGATCGGCTGGGCGCCCGGCGCGCCGGTGCCTTCGACGCGTCTGCGGCCTGCAGCAGTTGGGCCTACGGGGTGGCGATAGGGCACGCGGCGATTGCCTCCGGCAGGGCCGAGACCGTGATGATCATTGGCACCGAGGTCCTCTCACGTATCACCGACTGGAGCGACCGCGCCACGAGCGTGCTCTTCGGCGATGCCGCCGCGGCGGTGATCCTGCGACCGTGCCGGTCCGGGGAGGGATTCCTGGCCTTCCACCTGGGCGCGGAGGGAGCGGGCGCACCGCTCATCGAGTTGCCGGCCGGCGGCTCGCGGCGGCCTCCGGGTCACGAGACGGTCGCGGCCCGCATGCACTACCTCAAGATGAACGGGCGCGAGGTCTACAAGTTCGCCGTTCGGGCGATCCCGCGGGCCATCGAGCGCGTCTTGGAAGAGGCCGGCCTCAAGGTTGAAGACGTTGACTGCTTCGTGCCCCACCAGGCAAACGTCCGCATCATCGAGGCGGCGGCAGAGCGGCTGGGCCAGCCGATGGAGCGGTTCTTCGTCAACGCGGACCGGTACGGCAACACCTCTTCGGCTTCGGTTCCGGTGGCGCTGTACGAGGCAGTAGAGCAGGGGCGCGTCCGCCCGGGCAGCCTGGTGGTGTTCGTGGCTTTCGGGGCGGGTCTTACATGGGGCGCCGGCGCGATCCGGTGGACCGGTGACTCGGCCATGGCCAGGCGGTCGGGCGGCCGCACGCCGTGA
- the plsX gene encoding phosphate acyltransferase PlsX → MRVAVDAMGGDHAPRAIVEGAVQAARDFGVEPVLVGIPARIEAELRRVGAGPLPVEIVEAPDVIEMHEHPAMALRRKRRSSIAVAVQQVREGKADAVVSAGHTGAAMGAGMLILGRIKGIDRPAIAAVLPTVSGRPVVLLDAGANVDCRPQHLAQFGLMGDIYAREVLGIGSPRVGLLSNGEEDIKGNDATIHAAGLLRDSSLCFAGNIEGKDLFFGLADVVVCDGFVGNVVLKCGEGLVRAIRQIFTSELRGWRGRLLALYLLPLLGPARRIWGRLDYREHGGAPLLGINGVCIIAHGRSNPRAIRNAIRAAMDAATHQVPARISSAIHGGEVEAIPCLR, encoded by the coding sequence ATGAGGGTCGCTGTGGATGCGATGGGCGGGGACCACGCTCCCCGTGCCATCGTGGAGGGAGCGGTCCAGGCCGCGCGCGACTTCGGCGTTGAGCCGGTCCTCGTGGGCATTCCGGCGAGGATCGAGGCGGAGTTGCGCCGCGTCGGTGCGGGCCCCCTCCCCGTTGAGATCGTCGAGGCCCCGGACGTGATCGAGATGCACGAGCACCCGGCGATGGCCCTGCGCCGCAAGCGCCGTTCCAGCATCGCGGTGGCGGTGCAGCAGGTGCGCGAAGGCAAAGCCGACGCAGTCGTCAGCGCGGGGCACACGGGCGCGGCAATGGGCGCCGGCATGTTGATACTGGGGCGCATCAAGGGGATAGACCGGCCGGCAATCGCCGCGGTCCTGCCCACGGTGAGCGGACGGCCGGTCGTGCTGCTGGACGCAGGGGCGAACGTGGACTGCAGGCCGCAGCACCTCGCGCAGTTTGGGCTTATGGGCGACATCTACGCGCGGGAGGTGCTCGGGATTGGCTCGCCACGCGTGGGCCTTCTCAGCAACGGTGAGGAGGACATCAAGGGCAACGACGCGACGATTCACGCGGCCGGCCTCCTTCGCGACTCGAGCCTCTGCTTCGCGGGCAACATCGAGGGGAAGGACCTCTTCTTCGGCCTCGCGGACGTGGTGGTCTGCGATGGGTTCGTTGGAAACGTCGTGCTGAAGTGCGGGGAAGGACTGGTCCGGGCGATCCGCCAGATATTCACCTCCGAGCTTCGGGGCTGGCGCGGCCGGCTGCTGGCGCTCTATCTGCTTCCCCTGCTCGGTCCCGCCCGCAGGATCTGGGGGCGGCTGGACTACCGGGAGCACGGGGGCGCGCCGCTGCTGGGCATCAACGGCGTGTGCATCATCGCCCACGGCCGATCCAACCCCCGCGCCATCCGCAACGCGATTCGCGCGGCGATGGACGCCGCCACGCACCAGGTACCGGCACGCATCAGCTCCGCCATCCACGGTGGCGAGGTGGAAGCCATCCCATGCCTCAGGTGA
- a CDS encoding 50S ribosomal protein L32 → MAQKRRHPKSRTGSRRSHFKASVIALVTCPQCKSRIVPHRVCPSCGFYDGREVVAVKSRQSKKKEA, encoded by the coding sequence GTGGCCCAGAAGCGACGACATCCCAAGTCAAGGACCGGTTCGCGCCGAAGTCATTTCAAGGCGAGCGTGATCGCCCTTGTGACATGCCCGCAGTGCAAGTCCCGCATCGTTCCCCACCGGGTTTGTCCCTCCTGCGGCTTCTACGACGGGCGCGAGGTCGTGGCAGTCAAGAGCCGGCAGTCCAAGAAGAAGGAAGCGTAG
- a CDS encoding DUF177 domain-containing protein, with translation MRMDLRALRAERGAALVVSCSEPMASGIVEMPFVGPVEGTLSLTNLGPSLRVEGRLVTRVDLVCDRCAAPFRAVVEAPVYEDLAWDGEEFLAAAQGTTVLDVDALAREMLLLALPTPARCHPDCPGLCGKCGADLNAGRCACE, from the coding sequence GTGAGAATGGATCTCCGTGCCCTGCGCGCCGAACGGGGCGCCGCGCTCGTGGTGAGTTGCAGCGAGCCGATGGCGAGCGGGATCGTCGAGATGCCGTTCGTCGGTCCCGTCGAGGGAACCCTCTCGCTCACCAATCTGGGACCGTCCCTGAGGGTGGAGGGACGGCTGGTGACGCGGGTTGATCTCGTGTGCGACCGCTGTGCCGCGCCGTTCCGCGCCGTTGTCGAAGCGCCGGTGTACGAGGATCTCGCGTGGGACGGCGAGGAGTTCCTCGCGGCGGCCCAGGGCACCACGGTACTGGACGTTGACGCGCTGGCGCGAGAGATGCTCCTGCTGGCGTTGCCCACTCCGGCGCGCTGCCACCCTGATTGCCCGGGGCTGTGCGGCAAATGCGGGGCCGACCTCAATGCCGGGCGCTGTGCCTGCGAGTGA
- the coaD gene encoding pantetheine-phosphate adenylyltransferase gives MRIAVYPGSFDPVHHGHMEVIRRAVCLFDRVIVAVAENIDKGLGTFPLDDRVEMLREAIAGFPTVEVVAYSGLTVDFARSRGATCLIKGLRAVGDFDYELKQSAMNRRLAPDLDTLLFIADPQFAFVSSALIREVAALGGDVGGLVPPAVGERLRVRWPRQG, from the coding sequence GTGCGCATTGCCGTCTACCCTGGGAGTTTCGATCCTGTTCACCACGGTCACATGGAGGTCATCCGCAGGGCCGTGTGCCTCTTCGACCGGGTCATCGTGGCGGTCGCGGAGAACATAGACAAGGGCCTGGGTACGTTCCCCCTTGATGACCGAGTCGAGATGCTGCGGGAGGCAATCGCGGGGTTCCCGACGGTCGAGGTGGTGGCCTACAGCGGGCTGACCGTTGACTTCGCACGCTCGCGTGGCGCGACCTGTCTGATAAAGGGATTGCGCGCGGTCGGAGATTTCGACTACGAGCTCAAGCAGTCGGCGATGAACCGCCGCCTGGCTCCTGACCTGGACACCCTGCTGTTCATCGCCGACCCGCAGTTCGCGTTCGTGTCATCGGCGCTCATCCGCGAGGTGGCCGCGCTGGGCGGTGACGTCGGCGGGCTTGTGCCGCCCGCGGTTGGCGAACGACTGCGGGTCAGGTGGCCCAGGCAAGGGTAG
- the rsmD gene encoding 16S rRNA (guanine(966)-N(2))-methyltransferase RsmD codes for MTPVSPGRRSAGPVPRSARRDRLRPTASRVRAGLYDSLGAWVAGRAVLDLFAGTGALGIEALQRGARRAVFVECDAVQVRVIREQLRRQGLEQRAVVRRQDAVEALRRLARAGDVFDLVLLDPPYGMGLIERSLAAIADSGVLAPGGLIVAEGHWRDRPALATGQEMAREARYGETALWFICTSEGPRS; via the coding sequence CTGACGCCCGTGAGTCCTGGCCGCCGATCTGCCGGCCCGGTTCCCAGAAGCGCGCGGCGTGACCGGCTGCGCCCCACTGCCTCGCGCGTGCGGGCCGGGTTGTATGATTCCCTCGGGGCATGGGTGGCCGGGCGTGCCGTTCTTGACCTGTTCGCGGGGACCGGGGCGCTCGGCATAGAAGCCCTCCAGAGGGGGGCGCGTCGGGCGGTCTTCGTGGAGTGCGACGCGGTGCAGGTGCGTGTGATCCGCGAGCAATTGAGGCGCCAGGGATTGGAACAGCGTGCGGTGGTGCGGCGCCAGGACGCGGTTGAGGCGCTGCGTCGCCTGGCCCGCGCCGGAGACGTGTTCGACCTGGTGCTCCTGGACCCGCCGTACGGGATGGGGTTGATCGAGAGGTCGCTGGCTGCGATAGCCGACTCCGGGGTCCTGGCCCCAGGAGGACTGATCGTAGCAGAGGGTCACTGGAGGGACAGACCCGCGCTGGCCACTGGTCAGGAGATGGCGCGGGAGGCACGGTACGGCGAGACCGCGCTGTGGTTCATTTGCACCAGCGAGGGGCCCCGCTCCTAG
- the recG gene encoding ATP-dependent DNA helicase RecG: protein MTRRNVAAPRPSTVSASERRSDPHSPVQYLRGVGPARAALLSRLGITTVHDLLLHLPRRHEDRRNPTPLGRLIEGAYQVAIARIERVQTVRTRRGTTLVRAGIVDATGAAHAVWFNQPYLGQRLSRGQQVSLYGRVERIGRGLQFVSPEVEVLEVDADPWLVGRLVPVYPSTEGLPQRALRTMARTALAGYAAELPELLPEELRRRLHLPDLHQALWAAHFPEDEQAQAAGRRRLAFEEILVLQLGVLQQRRAVALTPRRAAYRPFGDAVVRLLASLPFALTGAQQRVIGEVLADLRGGVPMNRLLHGDVGSGKTVVAAAALLACVEGGSQGALMAPTEILAGQHLLTVARLLEPMGVGVHLLTGSVDASERAAALAALRRGERCVIVGTHALLEEGVIFERLGLAVVDEQHRFGVMQRSRLRQKGQAPDVLVMTATPIPRTLTLTVYGDLDVSVLDELPPGRHAVRTFVRPKASRPAVYAFVRDQVAAGRQAFVVCPLIEESEAVQVRSAIELARELAAGPLAGIRLDVMHGRLSPSQREERMEALRAGAIDVLVATTVIEVGIDIPNASIMIIEDADRYGLAQLHQLRGRVGRGPARSYCVLIADPATEVGQRRLEVMRSTNDGFRIAQEDLELRGPGEVLGVRQHGMGGLRVADLIGDLPLLEEARREAEALLREDPDLVSPQAQGLGEAARRQMAARAGLASVG from the coding sequence ATGACCAGGCGTAACGTTGCAGCGCCCCGCCCATCTACGGTTTCCGCATCGGAGCGCCGGAGCGATCCGCACAGCCCTGTACAGTACCTGCGCGGTGTGGGGCCAGCCCGGGCAGCCCTGCTGTCCCGCCTGGGCATTACCACGGTACACGACCTGCTCCTGCACCTTCCCCGTCGCCACGAGGACCGGCGGAACCCAACGCCGCTCGGCCGGCTGATCGAGGGCGCCTATCAGGTGGCCATCGCGCGGATTGAGCGCGTGCAGACGGTCCGGACGCGACGCGGTACCACCCTGGTCCGGGCCGGCATAGTGGACGCTACCGGTGCCGCGCACGCGGTCTGGTTCAATCAGCCCTACCTCGGGCAGCGTCTGTCCCGCGGCCAGCAGGTCAGTCTCTACGGACGGGTGGAGCGGATCGGCCGGGGACTCCAGTTCGTGTCGCCAGAGGTTGAGGTGCTGGAGGTGGACGCCGACCCCTGGTTGGTCGGGAGGCTCGTGCCCGTCTATCCTTCGACCGAGGGATTGCCGCAGAGAGCGCTGAGGACGATGGCGCGCACCGCGCTTGCCGGGTACGCGGCCGAACTGCCGGAGCTGCTACCCGAGGAGTTGCGGCGCCGCCTGCACCTGCCCGACCTGCACCAGGCGCTGTGGGCTGCTCACTTCCCCGAAGACGAGCAGGCCCAGGCCGCGGGTCGCCGCCGGTTGGCCTTCGAGGAGATACTGGTCCTGCAATTGGGGGTCCTGCAACAGCGCCGCGCCGTGGCCCTGACGCCCAGGCGCGCGGCCTACCGACCGTTCGGGGACGCAGTGGTCCGGCTCCTGGCATCGCTGCCGTTCGCCCTCACCGGTGCCCAGCAGCGCGTGATCGGCGAGGTCCTGGCCGACCTGCGCGGAGGCGTGCCGATGAACCGGCTCCTGCACGGCGACGTTGGGTCCGGGAAGACCGTGGTCGCGGCCGCGGCGTTGCTCGCCTGCGTCGAGGGCGGCAGCCAGGGAGCGCTGATGGCTCCGACAGAGATCCTCGCCGGCCAGCACCTCCTTACCGTGGCGCGCCTGCTGGAGCCCATGGGTGTGGGCGTGCACCTGCTAACCGGCAGCGTGGACGCCTCGGAGCGGGCGGCGGCGCTGGCCGCGCTGCGGCGCGGCGAAAGGTGCGTGATCGTGGGCACGCACGCGCTGCTGGAGGAAGGGGTGATCTTCGAGCGGCTGGGCCTGGCGGTCGTGGACGAGCAGCACAGATTCGGGGTCATGCAGCGGTCGCGGCTGCGGCAGAAGGGCCAGGCCCCGGACGTTCTGGTGATGACCGCGACGCCCATTCCGCGTACGCTGACGCTCACGGTCTACGGTGACCTCGACGTCTCGGTGCTGGACGAGCTGCCGCCTGGTCGCCATGCTGTCAGGACCTTTGTGCGACCCAAGGCCTCCAGGCCCGCGGTGTACGCCTTCGTCCGCGATCAGGTGGCTGCGGGCCGGCAGGCATTCGTGGTATGCCCGCTGATCGAGGAGTCGGAAGCGGTGCAGGTGCGATCGGCGATCGAGCTGGCGCGCGAACTGGCCGCCGGTCCGCTCGCCGGCATTCGGCTGGACGTAATGCACGGCCGCCTCTCCCCCTCCCAGCGGGAGGAACGGATGGAGGCACTGCGCGCAGGTGCAATCGACGTGCTGGTGGCCACCACGGTGATCGAGGTGGGGATTGACATTCCCAACGCCTCGATCATGATCATCGAGGACGCGGACCGCTACGGGCTGGCCCAACTCCACCAGCTGCGCGGCCGGGTCGGCCGCGGCCCGGCGCGCTCCTACTGCGTGCTGATAGCCGACCCGGCAACCGAGGTTGGTCAGCGCCGCCTCGAGGTCATGCGGTCCACCAACGATGGGTTCCGGATCGCCCAGGAAGACCTCGAGCTGCGTGGGCCCGGGGAGGTCCTGGGCGTCCGACAGCACGGAATGGGAGGTCTGCGCGTGGCAGACCTGATAGGAGATCTTCCCCTGCTGGAGGAAGCCCGGAGGGAGGCCGAGGCGCTCCTGCGCGAGGATCCCGATCTGGTCTCTCCCCAGGCCCAGGGGCTGGGTGAGGCGGCGCGCCGCCAGATGGCGGCGCGCGCTGGCCTGGCCTCGGTGGGCTGA
- the rpmB gene encoding 50S ribosomal protein L28, producing the protein MARRCAVCGKGPVAGGSFSHSHVRTRRRFLPNLQKVRIKVEGAERRAQVCTACLRSRRASRVR; encoded by the coding sequence ATGGCACGACGTTGCGCAGTCTGTGGAAAGGGGCCCGTGGCCGGAGGCAGCTTCAGCCATTCTCACGTGCGCACGCGGCGCCGGTTCCTACCGAATCTCCAGAAGGTGCGGATCAAGGTTGAAGGTGCCGAAAGACGGGCTCAGGTGTGCACGGCCTGCCTCAGGTCGCGACGCGCTAGCCGTGTGAGATAA
- a CDS encoding Hsp33 family molecular chaperone HslO produces MTDALLRAIAAEGSILACAVIATGAAEEARRRHGTLPTATAALGRALAAVAMLGSGLKPGQSVTLRILGDGPLGPVVADCTAEGAVRGYVANPIVHFPPTALNKLDVGAAVGRSGTVHVTRDLGLRDTYQGSVPLVSGEVGEDLAAYLVASEQVPSAVAVGVLVAPGGEVLAAGGWMLQVLPGAPAAIPAFLEERVRALQPVTQMISAGATPDEMLHLALGDLPMSVLERRPVRFSCRCSQEKVARVLIALGRPESDRLLREQGMVEVRCRFCEERYELGADQIAEVFALSAQPAGEDGVVISHG; encoded by the coding sequence GTGACGGACGCACTGCTGCGTGCCATCGCCGCAGAGGGCTCGATCCTCGCCTGCGCCGTGATCGCGACCGGGGCCGCGGAGGAGGCGCGACGGAGGCACGGGACGCTTCCCACCGCCACGGCCGCGCTAGGAAGGGCGCTGGCCGCGGTTGCCATGCTGGGTTCCGGGTTGAAACCGGGCCAGAGCGTGACGCTCCGCATCCTGGGCGACGGACCTCTTGGGCCCGTGGTTGCCGACTGCACCGCGGAAGGCGCCGTGCGGGGCTATGTCGCCAATCCCATCGTGCACTTCCCGCCCACGGCCCTCAACAAGCTTGACGTGGGAGCCGCAGTGGGGAGATCAGGCACAGTCCACGTGACGCGGGACCTGGGGCTGCGCGACACGTATCAGGGCAGCGTGCCGCTGGTCTCGGGCGAGGTGGGGGAGGACCTGGCGGCCTATCTGGTCGCCAGCGAGCAGGTTCCCTCGGCAGTCGCGGTGGGGGTCCTGGTAGCACCGGGCGGTGAGGTCCTGGCGGCAGGGGGATGGATGCTCCAGGTGCTGCCCGGAGCTCCCGCGGCGATTCCCGCCTTCCTGGAGGAACGCGTGCGCGCGCTGCAGCCGGTCACGCAGATGATCAGCGCGGGCGCGACGCCCGACGAGATGCTGCACCTCGCCCTGGGCGACCTGCCGATGTCGGTCCTGGAAAGGAGGCCGGTCCGGTTCTCCTGCCGTTGCAGCCAGGAGAAGGTGGCGCGGGTCCTGATTGCGCTCGGCCGTCCCGAGAGCGACCGGCTGCTGCGCGAGCAGGGGATGGTGGAGGTGCGCTGTCGGTTCTGCGAGGAGCGCTACGAACTTGGAGCGGATCAGATCGCGGAGGTATTTGCCCTGTCCGCGCAGCCCGCGGGCGAGGACGGTGTGGTTATCTCACACGGCTAG
- a CDS encoding AIR synthase produces the protein MRVGKLSPAELRARVFPFLGHRRDILEHAGIGRDCAVIDFGAEVCVATSDPITGAGEHIGRLAVHVACNDLAAAGAEPVGLLLTLLLAASSAEQDLDRIMREAGAAARTVGVEIIGGHTEVTPGLTRPLVVSAAIGRAPSGGFVTAGGGRPGDALVLTKAAGIEGTAILAADLADRLRPLVGETVLDRAQGFLDLISVVPEGRMGARCGATAMHDVTEGGVLTGVWELAEASECGVRLEADAVPVLPETRQICEILGADPLGLIGSGAMLIAVADPGRLLSEMAQAGIAAVVVGRLEQSDRTIIRWGRRLTLEPLDRDELWRILEAP, from the coding sequence ATGAGGGTTGGCAAGCTCTCTCCGGCCGAGTTGCGGGCCCGGGTCTTTCCGTTTCTGGGGCATCGGCGCGACATCCTTGAGCACGCCGGGATCGGGCGCGACTGCGCGGTCATTGACTTCGGTGCCGAGGTCTGCGTTGCCACCAGCGATCCCATCACAGGCGCCGGTGAGCACATCGGGCGACTCGCGGTGCACGTCGCGTGCAATGACCTGGCCGCAGCAGGCGCTGAGCCTGTGGGCCTGCTGCTGACGCTGTTGCTGGCCGCCTCCAGCGCGGAGCAGGATCTTGACAGGATCATGCGCGAAGCGGGTGCCGCGGCCCGGACCGTTGGGGTCGAGATCATAGGTGGGCACACAGAGGTGACGCCTGGATTGACCAGGCCGCTGGTCGTGAGCGCTGCCATCGGGCGGGCACCGTCCGGCGGATTCGTGACCGCAGGCGGCGGCCGCCCCGGCGACGCCCTGGTCCTGACCAAGGCGGCGGGCATCGAGGGCACGGCGATCTTGGCCGCCGACCTGGCCGACCGCCTAAGGCCGCTGGTGGGAGAGACCGTGCTTGATCGCGCTCAGGGGTTTCTCGACCTGATAAGCGTCGTGCCCGAGGGGCGCATGGGTGCCAGGTGCGGGGCGACGGCGATGCACGATGTGACCGAGGGCGGGGTGCTGACCGGGGTCTGGGAGCTGGCCGAGGCGTCCGAATGCGGCGTCCGGCTGGAGGCCGATGCGGTCCCGGTGCTCCCCGAAACCCGCCAGATCTGCGAGATCCTCGGCGCGGACCCGTTGGGCCTGATCGGAAGCGGCGCCATGCTGATCGCCGTCGCCGACCCGGGCCGGCTCCTGTCGGAGATGGCGCAGGCGGGCATCGCCGCGGTGGTCGTCGGGCGCCTGGAGCAGAGCGATCGCACGATTATCCGCTGGGGCCGGCGTCTGACGCTGGAGCCCCTCGACCGCGACGAACTCTGGCGCATCCTCGAGGCGCCGTGA
- a CDS encoding ECF transporter S component, with amino-acid sequence MRTRELALSGVMTALVFVVTRAFVLPIPQTKGFFNLGEAGVYASALLFGPLVGALAGGVGSALADLSLGYAQYAPFTLVIKGLEGAVVGLVARTVSPGVWRFGLGAGAIAAAVLLASEALAVRVAAAVLLGVAAGGLLLLRSEGGSRVAAKVFGMMAGGLIMVAGYFVTQAYLLGLGALPALAEVPYNLVQVSVGTVAGLAASVAFDRALPSRSR; translated from the coding sequence GTGAGGACACGGGAGCTCGCCCTATCAGGCGTCATGACGGCGCTCGTGTTCGTTGTCACGAGGGCCTTCGTCCTTCCCATTCCTCAGACGAAGGGGTTCTTCAATCTGGGCGAGGCCGGCGTCTATGCGTCGGCGCTGTTGTTCGGTCCGCTGGTGGGCGCCCTGGCAGGCGGGGTCGGCTCGGCGCTGGCCGATCTCTCGTTGGGCTACGCTCAATACGCGCCGTTCACGCTCGTCATCAAGGGCCTGGAAGGCGCGGTCGTGGGCTTGGTAGCGCGGACGGTCAGCCCAGGGGTCTGGCGGTTCGGCCTGGGTGCCGGCGCGATCGCCGCTGCGGTCCTGCTGGCATCTGAAGCCCTTGCCGTGCGCGTGGCAGCGGCGGTGCTGCTGGGGGTTGCGGCCGGAGGGCTGCTGCTTCTCCGATCCGAGGGCGGGAGCCGGGTCGCGGCAAAGGTGTTCGGCATGATGGCCGGCGGGCTGATCATGGTCGCGGGCTACTTCGTGACGCAGGCCTACCTGCTTGGCCTGGGGGCACTGCCCGCACTTGCCGAGGTGCCCTACAACCTCGTCCAGGTCTCGGTCGGAACCGTCGCGGGTCTGGCGGCCTCCGTGGCCTTCGACCGCGCCCTGCCGTCTCGATCTCGATGA
- a CDS encoding Gfo/Idh/MocA family oxidoreductase codes for MSALPIRVGVVGLGQWGRHHARILASLPGVALAGVADLDPREVRSAVDRFEVRGYADYREMIGRVDAVSVVVPTIRHYSVARDFLDAGVHVLLEKPMAATVEEAERLVALNERRGTVMLVGHVERFKPVVHRMHEMVSDPLFIQARRVRPYDPHRVMDVGVVLDLMIHDIDIVLSLAPGRVAEVGGVGVCVHNSHEDLAVGHLTMESGCRITLTASRVAAVKAVDTEVTMSDRTVHLDYLREAISVRRFNGEHQRISLDGEEPLRTEIAHFVACIRGEDRPRVSAEDGYHALEISHRLLNSLVSIVPRVHA; via the coding sequence GTGAGCGCCCTTCCGATCCGTGTCGGCGTGGTCGGCCTGGGGCAGTGGGGGCGGCACCACGCACGCATTCTGGCGTCGCTTCCAGGTGTAGCGCTTGCCGGGGTTGCCGACCTCGACCCCAGGGAAGTGCGCTCGGCGGTGGACCGCTTCGAGGTCAGAGGGTACGCGGACTACCGGGAGATGATCGGGCGGGTGGACGCCGTCAGCGTCGTCGTCCCGACGATACGCCACTACAGTGTGGCCCGTGACTTCCTCGATGCCGGCGTGCACGTGCTGCTGGAGAAGCCGATGGCCGCGACAGTCGAGGAAGCGGAGCGGCTGGTTGCCCTCAACGAGCGCCGCGGCACGGTGATGCTCGTGGGGCACGTCGAGCGGTTCAAGCCGGTGGTCCATCGGATGCACGAGATGGTCTCTGATCCGCTCTTCATTCAGGCGCGTCGCGTTCGGCCCTACGATCCGCACCGGGTAATGGACGTAGGCGTCGTGCTCGACCTTATGATTCATGACATTGACATCGTGCTCTCGCTCGCGCCCGGACGCGTCGCCGAGGTGGGCGGCGTCGGTGTGTGCGTGCACAACAGCCACGAGGACCTGGCGGTGGGCCATCTGACGATGGAGAGCGGCTGCCGGATCACGCTGACCGCCAGCCGCGTGGCCGCGGTCAAGGCCGTGGATACCGAGGTCACGATGTCCGATCGTACGGTCCACCTCGACTACCTGCGTGAGGCGATCAGCGTCCGGCGCTTCAACGGCGAACACCAGCGCATCTCGCTGGACGGCGAGGAACCCCTGCGGACCGAGATCGCGCACTTCGTAGCGTGCATACGCGGGGAAGACCGCCCGCGGGTGAGCGCAGAGGACGGCTACCACGCGCTCGAGATCAGTCACCGGCTGCTCAACAGTCTGGTCAGCATCGTCCCCAGGGTCCACGCATAG